ATCGTCCTGGCCCCTCAACGCCAACAAGTGATCGATCTGGAGAAGGATGGTTTTCAGCAAACTGCCACCGTGAGTGCTTTCCTAGCCCAGCCGGAAATGAAAAGAGGCACCGTCGTCATCGTGGATGAGGCAGGCCAACTCGGCGGGAAGCAAATGATCGCTCTGATCGAAAAGATCAAGATCGGGTCAGGGCGAATATTCCTGTCCGGTGATACGCGCCAGCATGGACCGGTTGATGCGATGGACGCCATGCGCGCCATAGAGAAATATTCCGGATTGGAGCCTATCGAACTCACCACGATCCGCCGCCAAAATCCAGAACTGGCCAAGACCAAAAAGGAACGACAGCGGATCAAACAATACCGCCGCGCCGTGCGCGAAGCCCGGGACGGCAAGGTTTTCGAATCCTTCCAGCGACTAGAGCGCCAGGGAGCCATCACGGAGTCGGGAACCGAAGACCACGGCAAAAGGCTGATCGACTGTTACCTGGACCAAGTCGACCGGGGAGACTCGACCGTCATCGTTTCCCAGAGTTGGGATGAGATTCATCGCATCAACGAGTCGGTGCGAGCTGCACTGAAAGAACGTAAGAAAGTCGGTGAAATCGAGACCCCGCTATCGACCCTGGTCCCTCGTGACGCTACCGAGGCGCAGAAACGAGACCCACGAACCTACACGGACCAAACGCGCGTGGTGTTTAATCGGAACGTACGTGGCTTTAAGAAGGGAGACCAGGCCCGTCTGGTATCTGTCACCGACACCCATCTCGAGGTCGCTCAGGGCTCGAAGACAGCCTCCATCCCGTTCAAACATCTGGATCGAATCACGCTCTGTGAGCAGAAGGAACTGAAGGTCGCCCCCGGAGATCGTATCCAACTCAAATCAAACGGCCTTAGCGCAGACGGACGTCGGCTAGCGAACGGCGAACTGGTCACGGTGAGACGAGTCTTGAAGGACGGAAACCTACAGTTAACCGATGCCCGCGTCCTAGGCACGTCCTTCCGTCAGTTCATCCGGGGCTATGCCGTGACGTCCTACGGAGCCCAGGGGAAGACGGTGGACCAAGTTATCTTCTCAGATTCCTCCGTTCAAGCCGCCACCAGCCACGAGCAGTGGTACGTCACGATTTCACGCGGAAGAAAGGGCGTCCACATCTTCACCCGCGACAAAGCTCAACTGCGCGAAAGCATCACCCGAAGCAGCAGCCGGCCGTTTGCAATGGAACTGAGATTGCCGACCGCGCCAGCAGTCTCACAGAGGGTACACGGCGTTTCAAAGTCTCCAATTAGGAATTCTGCTCAACCACAGCGCCGCATCGGGCCTACAAAGGCCTCACACTTTGCACTTCCGAAAATACCACACCCTCACCCCCAACGAAGAGGTGTGCGCACCGGGTGATGAACAGGAGCAG
This sequence is a window from Verrucomicrobiales bacterium. Protein-coding genes within it:
- a CDS encoding relaxase domain-containing protein — protein: TQNVAAALFRHETSRAMDPHLHTHCIVFNATYDATESCWKALQNHDMLVASRFVQNVYYHELTRKLRRFGYSITNTPRGDFELDGVAPELIQKFSKRHRQIDDQTQKLLEAAPDKSESNLAEIRDHIAHKHRAQKSSEFSPEELQRHWQSQLTPLESESLTRLTGPVTSELPAQRGLAEKALTWAEDHLFDRHSVVRETDLWRHALEFARGQDIPVTELQSFSRARNYLRDDRRPGFVTTKAALEREKAIVHLARLGLGTSHPLCTHYTLRNQSLDPEQRKAVDRLVRSCNFMSLFRGGAGTGKSYTLREVHDILRTSGRQVIVLAPQRQQVIDLEKDGFQQTATVSAFLAQPEMKRGTVVIVDEAGQLGGKQMIALIEKIKIGSGRIFLSGDTRQHGPVDAMDAMRAIEKYSGLEPIELTTIRRQNPELAKTKKERQRIKQYRRAVREARDGKVFESFQRLERQGAITESGTEDHGKRLIDCYLDQVDRGDSTVIVSQSWDEIHRINESVRAALKERKKVGEIETPLSTLVPRDATEAQKRDPRTYTDQTRVVFNRNVRGFKKGDQARLVSVTDTHLEVAQGSKTASIPFKHLDRITLCEQKELKVAPGDRIQLKSNGLSADGRRLANGELVTVRRVLKDGNLQLTDARVLGTSFRQFIRGYAVTSYGAQGKTVDQVIFSDSSVQAATSHEQWYVTISRGRKGVHIFTRDKAQLRESITRSSSRPFAMELRLPTAPAVSQRVHGVSKSPIRNSAQPQRRIGPTKASHFALPKIPHPHPQRRGVRTG